Proteins co-encoded in one Ignavibacteria bacterium genomic window:
- the gap gene encoding type I glyceraldehyde-3-phosphate dehydrogenase, translating into MSLKVGINGFGRIGRLVFRRALDVGGIDIVAINDLTDAVTLAHLLKYDSVHGKFNGTVAVDGNAIVVNGKKIEITAEKDPANLKWKEFGVDYVIEATGVFATKEKCMPHIAAGAKKVILTVPAKGDIDATIVMGVNDNILTGEEVVISNASCTTNCLAPMAKVLHETFGLEKGYMTTVHSYTNDQRVLDFPHKDLRRARTAATNIIPTTTGAAKTVGKVIPELKGKLDGFSLRVPTPDGSITDFVGILSRETTVEEINAAMKKAAEGPMKGVLEYTEDPIVSSDIVHNDHSCIFDALSTMVNGNLVKVVGWYDNEWGYSCRVIDLLKKIA; encoded by the coding sequence ATGTCACTAAAAGTTGGAATAAACGGATTCGGAAGAATCGGTAGATTAGTATTTAGAAGAGCCCTTGATGTGGGCGGTATTGATATAGTAGCAATAAATGACCTTACAGACGCTGTAACACTGGCTCACCTGTTAAAGTATGACTCGGTACACGGCAAATTTAACGGTACCGTTGCAGTTGATGGAAATGCCATCGTTGTAAACGGAAAGAAAATTGAGATTACTGCAGAAAAAGATCCTGCAAATCTTAAATGGAAAGAATTCGGTGTGGATTATGTAATCGAAGCCACCGGAGTTTTTGCAACAAAAGAAAAATGCATGCCACACATTGCAGCAGGTGCCAAGAAAGTAATTCTTACCGTTCCTGCAAAAGGCGACATCGATGCAACCATCGTAATGGGTGTGAATGACAATATCCTTACAGGTGAAGAAGTTGTTATCTCCAATGCATCATGTACAACCAACTGCCTCGCTCCAATGGCAAAAGTTCTTCATGAAACTTTTGGGCTGGAAAAAGGTTATATGACTACAGTTCACTCATACACAAATGATCAGAGAGTTCTCGATTTCCCTCACAAAGATCTTAGAAGAGCAAGAACTGCAGCCACAAATATCATTCCTACCACAACAGGTGCTGCAAAGACCGTTGGTAAAGTAATTCCTGAATTGAAAGGAAAACTCGATGGATTTTCACTTCGTGTTCCTACACCAGACGGATCAATTACCGATTTCGTTGGTATCCTTTCAAGAGAAACCACTGTGGAAGAGATCAATGCCGCAATGAAAAAAGCTGCAGAAGGACCAATGAAGGGCGTTCTGGAATACACAGAAGATCCTATCGTTTCTTCCGATATCGTACACAACGACCATTCATGTATCTTCGATGCACTTTCAACCATGGTTAACGGTAATCTGGTGAAAGTAGTCGGATGGTATGACAATGAGTGGGGTTATTCATGCAGAGTTATCGATCTTCTTAAAAAGATTGCATAA
- a CDS encoding PHP domain-containing protein, translated as MNFKADLHTHTTHSDGWLSVESLLRRAILQKLDVLAITDHDTVSGYIEALEKNKKYGIKLVPGIELSAQYENYEVHVLGYWFDPSDPELNAYSETLKLDRYQRCERIVENLRNAGHDITMDDVKYECKGDFFGRPHIAKALIRKKIARNFTHAFKEFLGNNSTSYEKKFFITPADAIALIHQAGGIAVLAHPGYLNDTSLDIILQEKFDAIEAIHPSHTLPQQQKLIEIAKQLGIPYSGGSDFHGGTSTERGYIGSYYLSREEFAAVESLKKM; from the coding sequence ATGAATTTTAAAGCGGATTTACATACTCATACTACCCATTCAGACGGCTGGCTCTCAGTTGAGAGCCTCTTGCGTAGAGCCATACTCCAAAAACTGGATGTGCTCGCCATTACCGACCATGATACCGTTTCCGGTTATATAGAAGCACTCGAGAAAAACAAAAAATATGGCATAAAACTGGTGCCAGGAATAGAGCTGAGCGCACAATACGAAAATTACGAGGTACATGTACTCGGCTACTGGTTTGATCCTTCAGACCCTGAACTCAATGCCTACAGCGAAACACTGAAACTCGACCGTTATCAGAGGTGCGAACGAATTGTCGAAAATTTGCGAAATGCAGGTCACGACATCACAATGGATGATGTCAAATATGAGTGTAAAGGCGATTTCTTCGGAAGGCCGCACATAGCAAAGGCATTGATCAGAAAAAAAATAGCGCGCAACTTCACTCATGCCTTCAAGGAATTTCTCGGCAACAATTCAACCTCCTACGAAAAGAAATTCTTCATTACTCCCGCAGACGCGATTGCTCTGATCCATCAGGCTGGAGGAATTGCCGTGCTCGCTCATCCCGGCTATCTCAATGATACTTCTCTGGATATAATCCTTCAGGAAAAATTCGATGCCATCGAGGCAATTCATCCCTCGCACACACTCCCTCAGCAACAAAAACTGATCGAAATCGCAAAACAACTGGGCATCCCATATTCCGGTGGATCAGATTTCCATGGCGGAACTTCTACTGAAAGAGGCTATATCGGCTCATATTACCTCTCCCGTGAAGAATTTGCTGCAGTCGAATCTCTCAAAAAGATGTAA
- a CDS encoding Crp/Fnr family transcriptional regulator, protein MDELDFPKFVPLFENLDDETIHKISDLGKRKMFPKDTVVLMEHETGNALFVIMSGKVKVSRESDDGREVILTYLNPNDFFGEMALLDGLARSATVTSIEETELFIIERADFLDLLYNHPEVSISLLQELTKRLRAADMKIKSLSLKDAEGKVATVILQIADEIGKIRQGVVEIEKLPFQHDLANMAGTSRETISRTLHSFVKKGLIELDGNKLRIPNYEEFRKFFS, encoded by the coding sequence ATGGACGAGCTGGATTTTCCAAAATTCGTACCTTTATTTGAAAATCTTGACGACGAAACTATCCATAAGATTTCGGATCTCGGTAAAAGAAAAATGTTTCCGAAGGACACCGTTGTCCTTATGGAGCACGAAACCGGGAACGCCCTTTTCGTGATAATGTCGGGCAAGGTGAAAGTGAGCCGCGAGAGTGATGACGGCAGAGAAGTCATACTCACCTACCTGAATCCTAATGATTTCTTTGGTGAAATGGCGCTGCTCGATGGACTCGCCCGCTCAGCCACCGTTACTTCAATTGAAGAAACAGAACTCTTTATTATAGAAAGAGCTGATTTCCTCGACCTCCTTTACAATCATCCTGAAGTGTCGATAAGTCTCCTGCAGGAACTTACTAAAAGACTTCGCGCTGCAGACATGAAGATTAAATCCCTCTCCCTCAAAGATGCTGAAGGAAAAGTTGCAACTGTTATACTTCAGATCGCTGACGAAATCGGCAAAATCCGGCAGGGTGTTGTCGAGATAGAAAAGCTCCCCTTCCAGCACGATCTTGCAAACATGGCAGGCACTTCGCGCGAAACAATTTCAAGAACCCTGCACAGTTTTGTAAAGAAAGGACTTATCGAACTCGATGGTAACAAATTGCGTATCCCAAATTATGAGGAGTTCAGGAAGTTCTTTTCTTAA
- a CDS encoding PepSY-associated TM helix domain-containing protein has translation MSEREKKIRIFLRKWHRDIGYFIAGLTIIYAISGVAVNHIDDWNPSYTITTEVLKADTLPRAYWASEKIDSIVLAHLKINEKPMETFSESEEKIKLFFEGKVIDFNMATGELSIETTSGKPVLKEVNFLHLNKPKKIWTWVADVFAVLLAFLALSGVIMVKGKNGPQGRGKWILAAGILVPVVFWILYLN, from the coding sequence ATGAGTGAGAGAGAGAAGAAAATCAGGATATTTTTACGAAAATGGCACAGGGACATCGGTTATTTTATTGCGGGACTTACAATTATATATGCAATTTCCGGGGTTGCGGTGAATCATATTGATGACTGGAATCCAAGTTACACCATTACAACCGAGGTGTTGAAGGCGGATACACTTCCAAGGGCATACTGGGCTTCAGAGAAGATAGACAGCATTGTGCTCGCACATCTTAAAATAAATGAAAAACCGATGGAAACTTTCTCTGAATCAGAGGAAAAGATAAAACTCTTTTTTGAGGGAAAAGTGATCGATTTTAACATGGCAACGGGTGAACTTTCGATTGAAACCACGAGTGGAAAACCTGTTTTGAAGGAAGTAAATTTTCTGCATCTGAACAAACCGAAGAAAATTTGGACATGGGTTGCGGATGTTTTTGCGGTCTTGCTGGCGTTCCTGGCTTTGTCCGGTGTGATTATGGTAAAAGGAAAAAACGGACCTCAGGGAAGAGGGAAGTGGATACTGGCTGCAGGTATACTTGTTCCGGTGGTCTTCTGGATCTTATACCTGAATTAA
- a CDS encoding 6,7-dimethyl-8-ribityllumazine synthase, with amino-acid sequence MKEINGFLQADGLKFAIVVSRFNDFITNKLLDGAVDCLLRHGADDNNITVVRVPGAFEIPFVAKAVAEKREYDAVICLGAVIRGATPHFDFVASESAKGVANASLATGVPLIYGILTTDTIEQAVERAGTKAGNKGWDAALTAIETANLLSELKK; translated from the coding sequence ATGAAAGAAATTAACGGATTTTTACAAGCTGACGGCTTAAAATTTGCAATTGTCGTAAGCCGCTTCAATGACTTCATTACAAACAAACTTCTTGACGGCGCTGTTGACTGCCTCCTCCGGCATGGTGCAGATGACAACAACATTACTGTTGTCAGAGTACCGGGGGCTTTTGAAATTCCCTTTGTAGCGAAAGCTGTAGCCGAAAAAAGAGAATATGACGCTGTGATTTGCCTTGGTGCTGTTATCAGAGGTGCCACTCCTCACTTCGATTTTGTTGCCTCTGAATCTGCAAAAGGTGTCGCTAATGCTTCACTCGCCACTGGTGTTCCCCTCATCTACGGTATTCTTACAACTGATACCATTGAACAGGCCGTTGAAAGAGCAGGAACAAAAGCCGGAAACAAGGGCTGGGACGCTGCCCTCACAGCTATTGAAACAGCCAACCTGTTAAGTGAATTAAAAAAGTAA
- a CDS encoding DUF4920 domain-containing protein: MKAVFSFILALCILSGVAYSQKGDVYGKGTTLKTKTKISTILDSPKKYVGKKVLVEGTILDVCEKRGCWMEISGDKKGQKIKIKVEDGVIVFPVSKKGHKALVEGEVEELVYTKEELIEAEKHKAEEQGTKFDPSTIKSGKTVYRIKGIGAKIF; encoded by the coding sequence ATGAAAGCTGTATTTAGCTTCATATTGGCATTATGCATACTTTCCGGAGTTGCTTATTCACAAAAAGGCGATGTTTACGGAAAAGGGACAACTCTTAAAACAAAAACAAAGATTTCGACGATTCTCGATTCTCCTAAAAAATATGTTGGTAAAAAAGTCCTCGTGGAAGGCACAATCCTTGATGTCTGTGAAAAAAGAGGTTGCTGGATGGAGATATCCGGTGATAAAAAAGGTCAGAAAATCAAAATCAAGGTTGAAGATGGCGTTATTGTTTTCCCGGTAAGCAAAAAGGGACACAAAGCCCTTGTAGAAGGTGAAGTGGAAGAACTCGTTTACACAAAAGAAGAGTTGATTGAAGCTGAGAAACACAAAGCTGAAGAACAGGGAACAAAATTTGATCCCTCCACCATTAAATCGGGTAAAACAGTTTACAGAATTAAAGGTATTGGCGCTAAAATATTTTAA
- a CDS encoding PAS domain S-box protein: MDEARSRRATVINPAKNSDGILPKVSSVHTEPYTNYILRLLFEASPDGFFAMMLNQPVEWDPENEDPQLFEHIFKTQQITIFNKRATELNPGFHGNLMGVSPERYFYYDVKSGKSAWRKLLKTGWLHLETSEEISPGMQIWIETEFVNIYDNNGLLLGCFASQRDFSLRYSEIDSLTKSNKDLGSAIAAVGDPLIMVDKSGVVTYLNYSAEVTLDLSYDQFVNKKITDIVQIDDLDTGQNLKSILEQVRASGLNFRLGNTARLKFGVRESSITGVISPVKAEDESHIGWILLLRYPGEVQKEFIEDRVNYERMSRLNKLTLSGNWEIDLNQGKVWISDDIFDLFGIRRVMRDDPEELKFLQTKMNELIAVEDREKVEKAATSLINDFKGYSVDYRIIDPETKKIRYIRSVVEVNFDKAGNPAMITGVAHDLTWHYEELTKSDFFREIIEQAPVGIVVTDPSGIIKYINKRIADITGYLPEEMLGQKPSILKSGVLPPQFYENLWKVVLSGEIWQGDIINKKKDGSHYWDSASISAIKDRSGAIDKLVAFKQDVTSRKKLESDIRKQRDHFDLLHREKVAILENLGLEIRDPLNGITGFLDILITEVTDYNQRKLLKSIKHSADRVIKKLDSVANILDMEKDSWRVDLRLTDIGAALQEIFAYYKEMAEDKGLRFDTYVQEGIKIVTDAGLIAKATGNLLDNAVRFTTEGSIRVEVMRTPGESDELLIRVTDTGPGIKKEIIDSIFREAGSFTPDISKTMPTGGFGLRITKEILKKLGGTIKIESVPGKRTSLTIVLQPDGVPNEDSGDKELIRQFNRQIQKSNMNEILLVEDSKINSDVIALYLRRICTVDTVRSGEAALRMAAEKKYSVVIMDINLGEGLDGIDTMKRIRSLPGYESIPFIAVTGYALNGDKMRIIDEGFDFFYTKPLDMVKFSAFIQELLVAEETG; the protein is encoded by the coding sequence ATGGACGAAGCAAGGTCAAGAAGGGCAACAGTGATAAACCCTGCCAAAAATTCTGACGGAATACTGCCAAAAGTAAGTTCGGTTCACACCGAGCCCTACACCAATTATATCTTAAGACTTCTTTTTGAAGCATCACCCGACGGCTTTTTTGCCATGATGCTGAATCAACCTGTCGAATGGGACCCCGAAAATGAGGATCCCCAGCTCTTCGAACATATCTTCAAAACTCAACAGATCACCATTTTCAACAAACGGGCAACGGAATTAAATCCCGGTTTCCACGGAAATCTTATGGGTGTTTCGCCCGAGAGATATTTCTATTATGATGTAAAGAGCGGGAAGTCTGCCTGGAGAAAACTTTTGAAGACCGGCTGGCTGCACCTCGAAACTTCGGAGGAGATTTCCCCCGGGATGCAGATCTGGATTGAGACCGAGTTTGTAAACATTTACGATAACAACGGGCTCCTTCTTGGGTGTTTCGCAAGTCAGAGGGATTTTTCACTACGATACTCCGAAATCGACAGCCTGACCAAATCCAACAAAGACCTTGGCTCTGCGATAGCTGCGGTTGGTGATCCGTTGATTATGGTAGATAAAAGCGGAGTGGTGACCTATCTTAACTACAGTGCCGAAGTGACTCTCGATCTCTCCTATGATCAGTTTGTGAACAAAAAGATTACTGATATTGTACAAATAGATGATCTTGACACAGGACAGAATCTTAAATCAATTCTTGAACAGGTTAGAGCATCGGGTTTGAACTTCCGTCTCGGTAATACTGCACGGTTAAAGTTCGGTGTTCGTGAAAGTTCAATCACAGGCGTTATTTCGCCAGTGAAGGCGGAGGATGAAAGTCACATCGGGTGGATTTTGCTTCTTCGTTATCCCGGGGAAGTGCAGAAGGAATTCATTGAAGACAGGGTTAATTATGAAAGAATGTCACGGTTAAATAAACTGACTCTTTCGGGAAACTGGGAAATTGATCTTAATCAGGGGAAAGTATGGATCAGTGATGACATTTTCGATCTTTTCGGAATTAGGCGGGTTATGCGTGACGACCCCGAGGAACTGAAATTCCTTCAAACGAAGATGAACGAGTTGATTGCGGTTGAAGACAGGGAAAAAGTTGAAAAAGCCGCCACTTCATTGATAAATGATTTCAAAGGCTACTCGGTTGATTACAGAATAATTGATCCTGAAACAAAGAAGATCAGATATATCAGGTCGGTAGTTGAAGTGAATTTTGACAAAGCGGGTAATCCTGCAATGATTACCGGTGTGGCACATGATTTGACCTGGCATTATGAAGAACTTACTAAATCAGATTTCTTCCGTGAAATTATTGAACAGGCACCTGTCGGAATTGTCGTAACCGACCCTTCAGGCATCATCAAATATATCAATAAGCGAATTGCCGATATTACAGGTTACTTGCCGGAGGAGATGCTGGGACAGAAACCTTCGATACTTAAATCGGGTGTTCTACCACCACAGTTCTATGAAAATCTGTGGAAAGTTGTTCTTTCGGGTGAGATTTGGCAGGGTGACATAATCAACAAAAAGAAAGACGGCAGCCACTATTGGGATTCTGCTTCCATTTCTGCAATAAAAGACAGAAGCGGAGCTATTGATAAACTTGTTGCATTTAAGCAGGATGTGACTTCGCGTAAAAAGCTTGAAAGTGACATCAGGAAGCAAAGGGATCACTTTGATCTGCTCCACAGGGAGAAAGTGGCGATTCTCGAAAATCTTGGGCTGGAAATCAGGGATCCCTTGAACGGGATAACAGGATTCCTTGATATACTGATAACTGAAGTTACCGACTACAATCAGCGAAAATTGTTGAAGTCGATTAAGCACTCTGCCGACAGGGTGATCAAGAAACTTGACTCGGTTGCCAATATTCTCGATATGGAGAAGGATTCATGGCGGGTGGATTTGAGGCTTACGGATATCGGAGCGGCACTTCAGGAAATATTTGCCTATTACAAAGAGATGGCAGAGGACAAAGGGCTCCGGTTTGATACCTATGTGCAGGAGGGGATAAAAATAGTCACAGATGCCGGATTAATAGCAAAAGCCACGGGCAATCTTCTCGACAATGCCGTCAGGTTTACAACAGAAGGCTCGATAAGAGTGGAAGTGATGAGAACACCCGGTGAGTCGGATGAACTTCTGATAAGGGTGACAGATACCGGACCGGGTATCAAAAAAGAGATTATAGATTCAATTTTCAGGGAGGCGGGGTCTTTCACTCCCGACATTTCCAAAACGATGCCGACCGGTGGATTTGGATTGAGAATAACAAAAGAGATTCTTAAGAAGCTTGGTGGTACCATAAAGATTGAGAGCGTACCTGGTAAAAGGACTTCGCTCACTATTGTTCTGCAACCTGATGGCGTGCCGAATGAGGATTCCGGTGACAAGGAACTGATACGGCAATTTAACAGGCAAATTCAAAAATCGAATATGAACGAGATACTCCTTGTTGAAGACAGTAAGATAAATTCTGATGTGATAGCTCTCTACCTTAGGAGGATTTGTACGGTTGATACTGTAAGGAGCGGAGAAGCTGCTCTCAGGATGGCAGCAGAGAAAAAATATTCAGTAGTAATTATGGATATTAATCTGGGAGAGGGTCTCGACGGGATCGATACAATGAAGAGGATTAGAAGTCTGCCCGGCTATGAAAGTATCCCGTTTATCGCGGTAACCGGGTACGCGCTGAATGGTGATAAAATGAGGATTATTGATGAAGGATTTGACTTTTTCTATACGAAGCCCCTGGATATGGTTAAGTTCTCGGCATTCATTCAGGAACTGCTGGTTGCAGAGGAGACGGGTTGA
- a CDS encoding phosphoglycerate kinase codes for MKKLTIDSVDLKGKKVLVRVDFNVPLDENLKVTDDNRIVESLPTIKKIIAEGGKAILMSHLGRPKGKVNPKYSLQPVADRLSELLGLEVKFATDCIGESVKAMADDLKPGEVMLLENLRFYAEEEANDPVFAKKLSEVADLYVNDAFGSAHRAHASTEGVTKFVKIAVSGYLMQKELDYLGGALNNPVRPYCAILGGAKISGKIDVINNILDKVDTLIIGGGMAYTFFKAMGYEIGTSLLEAEKVELAGQLLETIKTKKLNFLLPVDVMVAAEFSNESPSEAVKIDKIPANKMGLDIGPETVKLFSEAIKNSKTVVWNGPMGVFEFDNFATGTNAVAQALVDATALGTITVVGGGDSAAAIAKAGLKEKVSHVSTGGGASLEFLEGKVLPGVDVLNNA; via the coding sequence ATGAAAAAATTAACAATTGACAGTGTCGATTTAAAAGGTAAAAAAGTTCTTGTGAGAGTGGATTTTAATGTTCCCCTCGACGAGAATCTTAAGGTAACGGATGACAACAGAATAGTCGAATCGTTACCAACGATAAAGAAGATAATTGCAGAGGGTGGAAAAGCCATCCTGATGAGCCATCTCGGCAGACCAAAAGGGAAAGTAAATCCCAAGTACAGCCTGCAACCTGTAGCTGACAGACTTTCAGAGCTTTTAGGTTTGGAAGTGAAATTCGCAACCGACTGCATTGGTGAATCAGTTAAAGCAATGGCAGATGATTTGAAACCCGGTGAAGTAATGTTGCTCGAGAATCTTCGTTTCTATGCTGAAGAAGAGGCGAATGACCCCGTTTTTGCGAAAAAATTGTCGGAAGTAGCTGATCTATATGTAAATGATGCATTTGGATCTGCTCACAGGGCACATGCTTCAACAGAGGGTGTTACAAAATTCGTTAAAATCGCTGTCTCTGGTTATCTGATGCAAAAAGAACTCGATTATTTGGGTGGTGCATTAAATAATCCTGTAAGACCATATTGTGCCATTCTTGGTGGTGCCAAAATTTCGGGCAAGATCGATGTTATCAACAACATCCTTGATAAAGTGGATACGCTGATCATCGGTGGTGGTATGGCATACACTTTCTTCAAGGCGATGGGATACGAAATCGGTACTTCACTCCTCGAAGCGGAAAAAGTGGAACTTGCCGGCCAGCTTCTCGAAACAATAAAAACCAAAAAGTTAAACTTTTTGCTTCCTGTTGATGTTATGGTTGCAGCGGAGTTCAGTAATGAATCACCATCAGAAGCCGTTAAAATAGACAAAATACCGGCAAACAAGATGGGATTGGATATTGGACCTGAAACAGTTAAATTGTTTTCTGAAGCAATCAAAAATTCAAAAACGGTCGTTTGGAACGGTCCTATGGGAGTTTTTGAATTTGATAACTTTGCAACCGGCACGAACGCTGTAGCACAGGCTCTTGTTGATGCAACCGCACTTGGTACAATTACTGTAGTGGGTGGTGGTGATTCTGCCGCCGCAATCGCAAAAGCCGGGTTGAAAGAAAAAGTCAGCCATGTCTCCACCGGTGGTGGTGCCTCTCTCGAATTCCTCGAGGGGAAAGTGCTCCCGGGTGTGGATGTTCTTAATAATGCATAA